The following are encoded together in the Oncorhynchus gorbuscha isolate QuinsamMale2020 ecotype Even-year linkage group LG03, OgorEven_v1.0, whole genome shotgun sequence genome:
- the LOC124031649 gene encoding rhodopsin-like produces MNGTEGPNFYVPMSNKTGVVRSPFEHPQYYLAPPWKYSLLAAYMIFLIITAFPVNFLTLYVTVQHKKLRTPLNYILLNLAVADLFMVVGGFTVTLATALQGYFFLGVTGCNVEGFFATMGGEIALWSLVVLAIERYIVVCKPMTNFRFNERHAIVGVAFTWIMSLTCALPPLCGWSRYIPEGMQCSCGIDYYTPTPKLGNTSFVIYMFTLHFSIPLVIIGFCYGRLLCTVRAAAALQQESETTQRAEKEVTRMVIVMVISYLVCWMPYATVAWYIFANQGTNFGPVMMTIPAFFAKSAALYNPIIYILLNRQFRNCMLTIVCCGKNPFGEEETSTASSKTQASSISASQVAPA; encoded by the exons ATGAACGGCACAGAGGGCCCAAACTTCTACGTGCCCATGTCTAACAAGACAGGGGTGGTGAGGAGCCCCTTTGAGCACCCTCAGTACTACCTAGCTCCACCCTGGAAGTACTCGCTCCTCGCTGCCTACATGATCTTTCTCATCATCACAGCCTTCCCCGTCAACTTCCTTACGCTCTATGTCACGGTGCAGCACAAGAAGCTACGGACCCCCTTGAACTACATCCTGTTGAATCTGGCTGTGGCTGACCTCTTCATGGTGGTGGGAGGCTTCACTGTGACTCTGGCAACAGCCCTACAGGGATACTTCTTCCTGGGGGTCACCGGCTGTAACGTTGAAGGATTCTTTGCCACTATGGGAG ggGAGATCGCCCTTTGGTCTCTGGTGGTATTGGCCATCGAGCGCTATATCGTGGTGTGTAAACCAATGACCAACTTCCGCTTCAATGAGAGGCACGCCATTGTGGGCGTGGCCTTCACCTGGATCATGTCTCTCACCTGTGCTCTACCTCCATTGTGTGGCTGGTCCAG GTACATCCCAGAGGGCATGCAGTGTTCCTGTGGGATTGACTACTACACCCCGACGCCTAAGCTGGGAAACACCTCCTTTGTCATCTACATGTTCACCCTCCACTTCTCCATCCCTCTGGTCATAATCGGCTTCTGCTACGGCCGTCTGCTCTGCACCGTCCGCGCG GCGGCAGCCCTGCAGCAGGAGTCAGAGACCACTCAGAGGGCAGAGAAGGAAGTGACCCGTATGGTGATAGTCATGGTCATCTCGTATCTGGTGTGCTGGATGCCCTATGCCACTGTGGCCTGGTACATCTTTGCCAATCAGGGCACCAACTTTGGCCCTGTCATGATGACCATCCCAGCCTTCTTTGCCAAGAGTGCTGCCCTCTACAACCCAATAATCTACATTCtactcaacagacag ttCAGGAACTGCATGTTGACCATAGTGTGTTGCGGGAAGAACCCATTCGGTGAGGAGGAGACCTCCACCGCCTCCTCCAAAACACAGGCCTCCTCCATCTCCGCCAGCCAGGTGGCTCCTGCCTGA